TTCTGCCCGGTTTCGAACCGGGGACCTTTCGCGTGTGAGGCGAACGTGATAACCACTACACTACAGAAACGCTGTCTTATGTACTGGCCCCGCGGGGCCTACGGCTGTGCAGCCCCCTCCGATGCAGCGGGCACCGGGGACCGGAGGCTCACCGGAGGCTCCGTGGCTCTAGCGGAGGAAGAGTCCGATGGGACAGTAAAAAGAGATAGAAGAAGGGGGTAAAAAAAACAACGTAAgggcgcccaacgtggggctcgaacCCACGACCCTGAGATTAAGAGTCTCATGCTCTACCGACTGAGCTAGCCGGGCTGCGGGGGTagcgcccccccgccccgcaggtGACGCCCCAGGCAGGCACGCCCCCTCCCACGAAGGCCCCTCCCACAGAGCCCCCTCACGGAGGCCCCTCCCACGGAGACCCCGCCCCTCCAGCGCCAGTTCGTTGCCACCCCCTGGACCTCCGAGTACAACGAGGTGGGGGGGTAGACAAGCCCGCTGCCGGGCGGCGGAAGCGGTGGAGACCACAGAAACTGCGGGGTCGCGGTGACCTCTGTCGCCGCCTCCCTCCGCGCTGACTCACGGACAACGGGGCGCCTCGGTTCCCGCGGCAACGCGGGCGACGGGGGCAACGGGCTTCCGCCCACTCGGTTACTTAGCAACGCGCCGCCGGCTCCTAGCGCGCCACTTCCGGTCAGGTGCCGGTAAAGGGGCGGGGTTTATAGCGGGAGGCCGGAAAGCGGAAGCGTTGTGGCGTTTCCCGTCCGTTGGGGGAGCTCCCACCATAGAGAGCAGCGGGGGCGGGAGGGCGGATAGAGCGTCTTCCCCGGGACCGGGCTGGGGTCGGCGAGCGGCGGGGCAGTGACAGGGCAGCGGCCCAGCGAGGGCGGCACCTCCGGGCCTGGCTGGGCTGAGGCTGGGGTCAGGCCCGGCGCCGGGGATCGCTGTGGGGAGCGGTGAGGCCTAGAGCCCGGCCCCgctgtgtgtggggggggttgCTTGGGGGAGCAGTGAGGCCTCCACCGGGGCCCGGTGAGCCTtcggggtgctgtggggtggcGAGCAAGGCCAGGCccggttgggggggggggcggaacgGGGCCAGTCCCCGGTTTTGGGGGACGGGGGTTGCTGAAGCAAAGCAATAGCGAAGGGTAGAGCAGCGCCCGGCcctggagggggggaaaggagagaggctGAAAGAGGAAGCGACACCCCAAGGGCTCGGTGGCACCTGGGTGGGGACCGGCCACCCTTCCGGGTTCGAGCTGGTGCCCACCCCAGCGTAGGGAACACCAGGGGGTCAACAGGACcctgtgaggaagaggagaatcTCTGGGCCTTCCCTCCCCATGGCGGCCACAGCAGTTTTAGGAGATGGGGTCCCTTCGGGGGGCTCCAGCGGGCGGCTGAATCCAGTGGAGACGCTGCAGGAGGAAGCCATTTGTGCCATCTGCTTGGACTATTTCGTGGACCCCGTTTCCATCGGTTGCGGGCACAATTTCTGCCGCGTCTGCATCTCGCAGCTGTGGGGCGGTGAGGCTGAGTACGAGGTGGGCCCAGGGGCCACGGCGGTCGGCAGCGGAGAGGTGGGGATGGGTGACGTGCTGGAGGAGGAtctggaggatgaggaggatgagCTGGATGAGGATGAGCTGGACgtagagcaggaggaggaggaggaggagggtggtgcagaggaggaggaagaagacatGTGGAGCGAGGAAGAGGACGATGCCGATCTCTGGGAAGATCCCGTGGAGGAGGACATGTGGGACAGTGGGGTCAGGGGAGAGCTTTACTTTGGGGACGAGGACTATGATGAGGATGTGATGGAGGAAGAcgtggaggaagaggaggaggtggaagaagaggaagaagaggtgcAGACACCTCCTCCCCCTGTCCTGGCCACGCGGCCTCGACGCCTCCAGACCTTCACCTGCCCACAATGCCGAAAAACCTTTTTCCAGAGGAATTTCCGACCCAACCTTCAGCTGGCCAACATGGTGCAAATCATCCGCCAGCTGCACCCGCACCCCCAGCGCCTTGCGCCGCCCGCCGCTGGTCCCTCGGTTTCGGGAGCCACTGTGGGAGTCCCGGGGGTCCTGGTAGCGGTGGGAGGTCAGGGGCCACCAAATCTGTGTGAGAAGCACCAGGAACCCCTCAAGCTCTTCTGCGAGGTGGACGAACAAGCCATCTGTGTGGTGTGCAGGGAGTCACGGAGCCACAAGCATCACAGCGTCGTCCCTCTCGAGGAGGTTGTGCAGGATTATAAGGTACGAAGATTTCGACGTCGGGATAatggggtggtttggggtttttttgggggggaaacaGAGCTGTCGGAGCCAGCAGGAGCCGACGGCACAGGCTGGGTCGTGCTGGCGGCAGGCAGACGGCGTTGGGTTGGAGGCGGTGTACGGGTGGGTCTCGCCAGGCTGGTTTGGTGAGAGGAGGGGGGAGGACACGACACAAATGGGCTGCGTGGGTTGGGGTGCAGGAGGCCGGGAAGCCACGAAGCTGTGGCTGGGTTGGTTTGGATGGGGAGGGTCTGGTTAACCACAGGGAGGGAGGTTTGGGGACCAGGCGGTGACGGTAACAAAGGCACAGCTGACTGGATTGGGGAGAAATTGTCCCGCCGAGAAGCGGGTGAGCTCAACTGGTCCCAGCGGGCTGGTTTTGGGTGAAACCCCTCCGGGCTGCGGTGGGTCTGCACCTCACCTGAGCCCAGGTGATACCCACCTGAGGGTCTTCAGAGCCTGACCCCGACTCCCCAGCGGCAGAGACCCTTCGTCAGGGGCTTTAACAGGGCCGCTTTCCTGTCTCAAAGCTGTTGCTTCCCACTCGGATGCAACCGGGGACCCTGAAATGAAGCGCAGCAGGAGGACAGGGGGCGATGGTCAATGAaccctgcaggctgctgcttaCCCCATCTCTTGCGGCTTTGAGATCATGTCTGGCTTTTTGGGGTCTTCTGGAAGAAAGGAGcaggttttttggtttctttaatATCCAAAGGCATCTTGGAGGAGTTGCTGTCACACGTGGTTGCTTCTCACCTCGTCCTCCCTCACCGGAAGCTCTCTGGAGCTCCGGCCGTGGCTGATATGTTGGCAACTCCCATTGGAGTTGGCACTCTTTGAGCCCCTTAagatttttgggggggttggtaGCTGGGAGAAggtttggagagaagggaaagacgATGACGGGGTGTCCTGTCCCTGCGTCGGGCTGTTTCATGGCAGGTTGTCGGAATGTGGCCATCAGCGCTGTTTGCTCTTGGGTCTGCTCAGtccattttccccttttctttgcggtgggaaaaaatgctgcaaatacttgaggaagcagagaaaaataattttaaagggcAGAGGGAGTGTCCTGGAAGGGCAGCAAGGCAGaaggggttgggttttgggttggtttttttttttttttttttgggaaatGCCAAAGCTTATTTAGTGCAGGGAATCACACCTGATTGAGTAGAtagtgggtttggttttggcttaAGCTGATCTAGGACCACGCTGCTACCGCAAGGCACAGCCTGAATGGATGGGCTAAGTCTGCCCTAGGTTTGTGCTGAGTTTAGAAGCACAGATCCCTCTCTGGGTCTCGACACCAATCTAGCAGGATGCATTGACGATGGCTCGAGCCACACATCAAACAGTCTGCGCTTGGTGACCACAGATCCAGCGTCTGTGGATGTTCCCCGATCTGAGTGGGGCAGGATTTTTGACTTTCTAATTAAAAGCAGCTCCCAGAACGAGCACTTACGGAAAGTGGAAGGGAAGTGGTCTGAAATCTGGGCaggaggttttgttttcagccCTGCCACAGAGTTAGGGACAGAAGGAGGGATGTCTGAGatgtgtttctttctctcagAACAAACTGCAGAGCCACCTGGAGCCGCTGAAGAAGAAGCTGGATGTGGTCCTGAAGCAGAAATCCAACGAGGAGGAGAAAATCACAGAGCTGAGGGTAAGAgctggctgctcctggcacGGTGGGTGAGCCTGCATGTGATTCCTTTCATTCATTTCCCATTTCTCTGTCTTCCACCTTTCACCCTGCCAAAAAATAATCAGCCCTGAGCTAAGGAGGATGCTGAAATGCCAGCGCTGGGAGCGTGTCTTGGCCCAAAGTCTGGTGAGGGGGATGAGCAGGGAAGCTTTTCCCTCTCCGCCTTGCGGATTTGAGCTCTCACGGAGGCGTTGCAGTCCCTTTGCTGCAATCGTTGGGATCACAAGGGCTGGAAGCTGTCTCCCTGCTGAATTAGAGCTTAATTAAGGGGGTTTTGTGCCTGAATGTGTCGTGGGAATTGGTAGcctgggagagagaagagaggagagtcCTTTGGGTCTGCCACTTGAGCTAAGgctgcctttcctccctccttcccgcTCTGCAGGACAAGATGAAGCTGGAGATCAAGGAATTCGAGTCGGATTTTGAGGTGCTGCACCAGTTCCTCATCGGAGAGCAGGTCCTGCTCTTACATCAGCTGGAGGAACGCTACGAGAGCCTGTTGGCCCGTCAGAGCAGCAACATCAGCCAGCTGGAAGAGCAGAGCGCAGCCCTCAGCCGGCTCATCGCCGAGGCGGAGGACAAGAGCAAACAGGATGGGCTGCAACTGCTcaaggtctttattttttttttttttttcctgtccctgggatgggaagaggggaaaatcaTGCTTGGGGATCCCAGGAGGAGGGCAGAGCCTCTCCCAGATGTTTTTTGAACCTTTCCCAAAGTGCTTTAAACTCAGATGATTCATGTAGTCGATCTCTGGACCATGAACCCTTGCTCAGTGCCGGAGCTGTAGGAACTCTAGCCCCGCTTTATGGTGAGGAGATAACATTAGCAGTAGAATTAAGCAGAGCTGCCAAGAGGGGACTGGACCTTGCTTCAGAAAGAGTCTTCATGGGAGAAGCCCTTGCCTGGTGGGCTAGatccttccccatccctcctgtcAGGGACCCCACAACGTCTGGGGgatcagaggggaaaaacaggATGCCCCAAGAGATTTGGGCTTTGCTGGGGTGCCTGTATTAGAGGGGAAAAGCCTCTACTTAGGGGTGAATCCATGGCAGGTGTCTCTTGGTGGGATATTCCCATTGCCTGACTGTGGGAGGGGGACTCATCCTGCCTATTGGGGTGCTGAGCTGTGGCTGGTAAGAGGATTTAGCGTGAGCCACGGTGACATGGGCCTCAGTCCTCCctaacctttttttcctctttctccccactGCCTCCTCTTTTTGCAGGACATCAAAGGCACTTTTATCAGGTCAGTGACTTTCCGTTGGCATCTTCTCAAtgtaaatagctttttttgtgtgtgtatgtgaaaCAcgagtttttgttttaaaccctGTGCGGTGGGTGCTTTTTCAGGCTGGGGTTGGGTAACGCGAGGGAAGGTTTGGTTATGGCCGGCGTCAAAACAAACATGATGGTGGGAACTCCTGGCTGATGGCCTGGAGGGGTATAAATGGGATTTTTGGGGATCTAAATCAGCCCCCAGCTGCTCACCAGCAGGTAACGGGGCTGTGTCAGAGCATGGCCCAGCTCTCCCCGGTGCTGGGTGGATGCGGCTCCATCCCTGCCTGAGATTTGGCCGCCTCCTGCGGCCAAGACAGGGTGGGACCGCCAGCTGTACCAGCGTAACCGGTTTGGCTGATCTCTGCCCCGCTCTGGGGTTTTTGGCTGTGTGCAGGGCATCTCGTTTCTCCTGTTGTGCCTTTAGTCCCCCCCGAGCATGCTGAATCCccattttttttatgttttttttcacTTCCCCCTTCCTGGCAGATGCGAGAACATCAAATTCCAGGAGCCCGAGATGGTGCCGGTGGacgtggggaaaaaatatcgCAACTACTTTCTGCAGGATGTGGTGATGAGGAAGATGGAGAAAGTCTTCAGTAAAGTCCCTCAAGGTGAGCGAGACCTGGTTCCTCTGCCCTAGGGGATGACGCAGCTTCTCCGTGAGTTCCTCGGGAACGGACCCTCCCCAGGCTGGGATCTCTTGTGTATCCCCAGCAGTGTTGGGgttccccctctgccctcccagaTTTCCATCCCCTTTTTCTGCCGGTCCCCTCAATGCCAGtatcttcttcctctctgcGCCTTGCTCTGTCCTTCGGTCTGGATTCTCCCCTGACACGGCTGTCTGCTCTTCCTGTCCCAAAAAGCAGAGCTGGATCCAGAGTCGCTGATGGTTCTGTGCGGGGCTGGGATGGGATCCGTCCCAGGGTTGAAAGAGAATTTGGAGGGTTAAAGGAATTGAAAGAAATTAGGgagttgaaagaaaatttatggGGGTTAAAGGAGTTTAAACCCCCAAATTTCTTTCAAGAGgtttaactctatcccagccaaaaccagcacagaccCCCAGTGGGGGCTATCGGTCACAGTAGCCACTGGTGCTGCAGCAGGTGAGGATTTGGAGTTGGAAACtaagaggagggggaaaaaatcttgGGATTGGGATCTGCAGGGAGACAGATGTGACCGATGACCCCCTAACATTCCCATCTCCCTTCCAGCTGATGTCACCCTCGACCCCGACACAGCCCACCCCCGCTTGAGCCTCTCCCTGGACCGACGCAGCGTCAAGCTGGGCGAACGCCGCCAGGATCTGCCGGACAACCCAAAACGTTTCGATTCGGATTATTGCGTGCTGGGTTCCCAGGGCTTCACCACCGGTCGTCACTACTGGGAGGTGGAAGTGGGAGGCCGACGAGGTTGGGCGGTGGGCGCAGCCCGCGAAACAGCTCGTCGTAAAGAGAAAACAGTGGGTCCTCACCAAAAACGGGAAATTTGGTGTGTGGGCACCAACGGGAAGAAGTACCAAGCATTGACGGCCACGGAGCAGACGGCGCTGTCGCCCAGCGAACGGCCCCGGCGCTTCGGTGTCTACCTGGACTACGAGCGGGGCCAACTCTGCTTCTACAATGCCGAGAGCATGACCCACATCCACACCTTCAACGCCTCCTTCCACGAGCGCATCTTCCCCTTCTTTCGCATCTTGGCCAAGGGCACCCGCATCAAAATCTGCGCCTGACCAGCTGTCCCTCGCCCTCCCTGCTGGCTGCCTCTACCCACGCTGGATCCGGCCTCACCCTGGGATCCAGCTTTGCACATGGCCAcactcttccccctcctccccccttgAATCCCTCGGGATTCCGTTTTGGGATCCAACGCTGCACTTGTCGTCTTGCACTTGCTTGCTCACAAGGCCTCTTTCCTCGACCTCCCgtccctcctgccagctccttccCGGGATCTCGCCGCCGTCGTACTGCCGATCCAAAGCTGGTTTGGAAGAGGGCAGGATCTGCCTCAGAGGCGTTTTCACTTCGctgctcctctttccctcttcccgATCTTCCAGCCTAAAGTTTTCCAGTGCATTTTCTGCCCGTGTTGTGCCCACGGTTGAGGTTTGAGGAGCGTCTTGGCTCTCTCTGGATGCAGAGCTTGAGCTCCTGGAGGaagcagcggggggggggggggggggtgtgtgtgtctgtgcatcaAGGAGCTTCTTGAAACTCCACCATCTTCCCAAATTCAGTGGCTTTCATGTCCCAGTTGCGCCAAGGTGTCTGGGTTTGTTGGGATTTGCCTTCTGAGCGTCTTCAGCCCCCAGCTGGTGTTTGGACCCAGAGTCGAACCCATTTTAACCTGCGATCTTCTCCTGTTCCTTGCTTTCtgtgtcacttttttttttttttgttggggagGGGATCTCAGATGTCCTAACCCCCCCAATTCCCTTCGTAACCATTTCTTGTGGGCCTGGCACTTTATTCGGGGCCGAGGAGGGTGCAAAGAGCTGGTTTTCTCCTCCAGAGTCGGCACGTCCCAGCCGTGGGGGTAGGAACCGGCCTCCCGTTTTCCCCTTGCAGCTTGAGAGCTCTCAGAGTTGgggatatttattttctctccccctgcccctccatttttttttcttggctgttGTTGAGTTTCCAGCTGAATCCTGTCCCACTCGAGAGACTCTGACTGCACCAGttgtgttttattcttttttttttttgttggtggattggtattttttttcctgttggcgTTACAGAGCtagttcaaaatatttttggctaaaataagaattaaatgGAGATTTAGTTTTATGAAATgtcaagaaataataataataataaagaataaggTTGTAAACCTGAGTCTCTGGCTTATTGAGATCCTGGTGGAGGCTTGAAAGATCCGGGAGCAGTTTCTAAATGAGTCTGGCTTAAATTGCGCACAGCATCAAGGTCCAGGTCCCCTGGCCTTGCTGTTACTGAATTGTCCTGGTAAGCTGATGCACTTTAAGTCTTGCCTCATTAAATCCTGACCTAATCCCTCCTAATTGGATTAGGTCAGGCCCAGAGCCAGATGTCTGTATCCCTTCCGGAAGCAGCTGACTTGCTCTTACCTGCCCAAAGAGCCTGTCATGGGCAGCACCCAATGGCCGAGCTGGCGTCACCGAGGGACCAGAGTCCCTTCCAGCTCAGTGACACGGGTGGCTTGTGGGTCTGACAGCCAGGAAAGAGCCAAAAAATGTCCtaaatctgcagaaaaatggCTGTTTGCACACAGGCTCAGGGCCTGGAGGCTACTGGGTTGAGAAGTTCCATGTTGAAACCTCTCCTTTGTTAACAGCTGCTCCAAAAAAGCCAAGGCCTTGCTTTTgtaactgctgcttctgcttaattttatctgttttcttgggaattgtgtttgttttcccaggTCTGCAGGTCTCGCAGCAACACCACGCATGGAAGAAGAAACACGAGTCCCTTGCTGGCCAGAGACCATCTTCCAAGTCCTACCATGCTCCCTGTGATCATGAAATTattcccctctgctctcattTTTCTACATCACAGGGTTGAACCCATGAGACGATTGTCTCCTGTCGCTCTCCAAGTTCTGCTGCTCATCCCCAAGCCCTGTCCCACCACCACATCCCCAACCTTgaaggtgggaggggggggacgACAACTTTTTGTGGAGATAAAGCCCTCCCCGACAGGAATGTCAGGTTTTTGCTTCTCCCTTAAGGTTCCTGATCTGGCACCTGCATCTGGACGGAGTAAAGCTCCAACCCCAGATCTTCCACAAAGCTCCAGGTTGTGGGATGACCCAATGGTGGCCAGGAGCTTGATAGAGCACTcttttattgatatttttttatttttgtacacAAAATTTACGGTTTCTTGCTACCACCTCCTCATCTGGTTCCAATGGTGACTTGCCACACCCGGACGAGGTTATCTGTGTAGCCGGCAAAGAGGGTCTACGGAGAGAAACGAGATTAGGGTCATGGGAAGGGTTGGATGGCAGGAAGGCCCCCAAAATCCTCGTTCCCCGGGGCTGGGATGCCAGGACAGGGACAAGGGGGATGGTTTTTACCTGCCCATCTGCGGACCAGGCCAGGGAAGTGCACTGGGGTGGTTCAGCTTTGCTGCTGGTGCTGATCACCTCCTGCTTCAGCTCGTCCACAATGATTTTGCCTTCCAGGTcctgcaggagaaagaagaaagtagaGGAATGAGGGGTCCCGCAGGGAGAGTCCCACGGCTGAATCCCACCCAACTCTCGAACACCGTGAGGGAGCAGAGGGTCGCTCAGAAACAGCCTCTGGATTTCCGCAGAGAGATGCAGTCGGATGGCATGGAAGTGTTTCATCATGGCGTGGTAGCTCTGTCCCACAGCCACCGTTACCTCCCCGGGCCAGTGGACGAGGCCACGTGCACCCTAACCCCCCCCCACCGGGGTGGGGACACTCATCCAGAAGAGTTCCTCCTCTAAGATCTGTGATCCAAGGATCTCGACTGTGAAGGTGACTCCAAACCTGGCACAACCCAAAAGCTGAGGAAAGCGAATCTTCTGGAGGAAGCCCTGCCCAGGTGGGGACGGAGCAGTGACGTACCCAGATCTTGATGCTGGGGCCGGTGGCAGCACACAGCCAGTAGCGGTTGGGGCTGAAGCACAGGGCGTTGATGATGTCTCCTCCATCCAGGGTGTAGAGGTGTTTGCCTTCATTCAGGTCCCACAGCATGGCCTGGCcgtcctgcagagcagcaggagtcAGAGCAAACCCCAACACTCATCACCCGCCCCAAAAAAAGCCTCTTTCCACCCCAACCACAGTTCAGCTGGACCACTTCTGCCACGAGCCAGCGTGGATACAGAAAAACTAAAGGACGCAGCaggaaaattcaaagaaaaaagagctaAAGAAGGTCCCTGGAGCTAAGCAAGCATCTTTGCCATGATCTTCCTTCCTTGCTTGACATCTGCTACTAGGGCCACCAAGTCAGGCCAGATCTTTGGGCTGTTGCCACCCCACTCGAGCCATGACCACAATGTGGAGCCCAAGGTGGTCTAGTggtgggtgtccctgcccgcagcaggggggttggaactagatgatctttaaggtcccttccaacccaaaccattccatgattctcaAGGTGGGAGACACAGAAATGAGCCAGAActgctggcaggaggcagagatCTTGTCTCGGGGTGTCAGCCTTCCCCCGTGACACATACCTTGCCACCGGAGGCACAGAGGGAGCCGTCAGGGGAGACAGTCACCGTGTTCAAGTAACCCGTGTGCCCGATGTGGTTAGTCTTCAGCTTGCAGTTAGCCAAATTCCAAACCTGGGTGGGGAAAAacaggggggggggggggggatgtgcagaagaaaaggggGTTAAACACTGCTACTGCACCCCAATCCTGGAGATATTGGGTGGGGGGAAAACCATCCCTGGAGCACTTTGGCTGCTCCGATCCTCCCCTGCCACCGGTGATCC
This window of the Grus americana isolate bGruAme1 chromosome 32, bGruAme1.mat, whole genome shotgun sequence genome carries:
- the LOC129198303 gene encoding E3 ubiquitin-protein ligase TRIM41-like yields the protein MAATAVLGDGVPSGGSSGRLNPVETLQEEAICAICLDYFVDPVSIGCGHNFCRVCISQLWGGEAEYEVGPGATAVGSGEVGMGDVLEEDLEDEEDELDEDELDVEQEEEEEEGGAEEEEEDMWSEEEDDADLWEDPVEEDMWDSGVRGELYFGDEDYDEDVMEEDVEEEEEVEEEEEEVQTPPPPVLATRPRRLQTFTCPQCRKTFFQRNFRPNLQLANMVQIIRQLHPHPQRLAPPAAGPSVSGATVGVPGVLVAVGGQGPPNLCEKHQEPLKLFCEVDEQAICVVCRESRSHKHHSVVPLEEVVQDYKNKLQSHLEPLKKKLDVVLKQKSNEEEKITELRDKMKLEIKEFESDFEVLHQFLIGEQVLLLHQLEERYESLLARQSSNISQLEEQSAALSRLIAEAEDKSKQDGLQLLKDIKGTFIRCENIKFQEPEMVPVDVGKKYRNYFLQDVVMRKMEKVFSKVPQADVTLDPDTAHPRLSLSLDRRSVKLGERRQDLPDNPKRFDSDYCVLGSQGFTTGRHYWEVEVGGRRGWAVGAARETARRKEKTVGPHQKREIWCVGTNGKKYQALTATEQTALSPSERPRRFGVYLDYERGQLCFYNAESMTHIHTFNASFHERIFPFFRILAKGTRIKICA